ATTTTTCAAACTTGGGACAATTAATAGAAGTGCTAGCCTTATTTTGAAGTTTTTTCTGCATTTGGCGTGACAAAGGAATACACTAAAGTTACTTCTTGTAGTGTTCTTCTATTATAAAATATATGCTCTTGAATTGTTCCTCACAAGAGGGCTCCTAGCTTTATTTCCTCACACAACGTCGTCTATGTTGCATGTACCTATTTTGCAATGCCAATTTAGCATATACAGAAGTACTAATGGATATGATAGAGAAGTACATGAACTTGTTAATCATATGTTTCATTATCTTGCCATCTATCATATATAGTGCCCTGAAATAATTAGTGTATGATGAGGAAGTTTCAAATttagaaaataaactttataaatCATAGTAGCTTATTTATGATGCATATACAAATACTTTTTAGAGAATTAAACTGACATGTTCATCAAGTAAGTACCATGCCAGGGCTAGTAAATTGGGTGTTGCTGAGGTTAATGGAATCCCATAGCTATTACATGGACCATAACTTTCCAGGATTCCATCCGGTTTAAGAGGCCTGCACGGCACAATGGGGTGAAGGAAAAATTAACTCAACAATAGTTACCAAAAGAATTTAATTCGGCATTTATGGAGGAATTGATTCTTCATCGGAGAGAAAGAGAAAGCCCTAGCTTAAATCGGGCATGCATTGGATACGGCATCAATTAAGGCCTTGCATGCTGCTCCATATCCCATCGCTTGCATGCAGCCTCACGGCTCGCAACGTTCCGCGTTTCTAGCTAATTAATTCTCCGAATTAGCAAACACATAGCCAACTAAGCGTAGCTAAATAATATGGCATTAATAACTACACAGGCCTATAAATCCGCTCGGCTCTTCCTGGTTCTCCAGCCTTTAAACACTGGGCGAGTAACCTgcaggaaaaaaagaaaatgaaacttaAAGACAATCTAAAGTAACACAAAAGTGTTCAGATTATTATAAATTAACAAATTGGAAAGAAAGGGGTATGAAACTTTGATCGATCTGCTATTGATTGTCATGTATGTACGTAAGCAATATGAACTGCGTACTGTAACAAAAAAAGCCATATATGTAGCGAATAATtgggaaaaaaattaaaaagtatCTTAAAGCGAAAGCACACAATAGTGGGAGAAAGGAACCTGATCTACATCAAGAAAATAAATATGAGGCAGTATGCCCTTTGACCAGGCCAGATCCATGCCCCAACCTTCTGCCATGAGTTTCAAGAGAGACAATTGATTTGTTTTCCATGAGGGAGAGGTGGAAAGGAAAGGAATAGAGAGGAAGGGACGGAGTAACCATTTGTTTTGTTTTCACGTGTGGAGAGGATGAAGTGGGGAAGGGACAGTTGAAGACTTTCTTTTCTATCGTAGGGGAGAGAGAGATAGGAGATAAAAAAGGGAGGTTGTGACGGTGGAGTAAAATTAGGATCCAATCTTTTCTTTAAAACAGGATCCAATCTCCTTTGGCATGTACGGGGGACTTTTTTATCTCTTATGCCATCTATAAATAAGGTCTTCATTTTAAACTTTTTTCCAGATTATTATGATTAATGTGGAAATTATATGGattaatctacaccgtaataacatggtcccaccagattaacggctctaATTTTCTGATTAATgtggtaatttcttgggagtctgtaattagtataggtatagatagatagatagatagatagatagatagatagatatagatagatagatagatagatagattagaGTGAGGATAAACCTTTTTCTCTTTAGCTGGAGTGAGGATAAACCTTGGCAATTAGTCAATCAGAGAGAGGACTAGGAGAAATTAACCTCAATGAGCAGTACTTATAAAAACACCTCACGTTCTTCTGCTCACAAATGCTAGAGGTATACGTAGTGAAGATACAAGCCCACAGCTCAAAACCCAAAACCAAAAAGATACAAGCCCACTCATGTACTTATTTTGTACTTCAAAGAGGCAGCTGCTCTACTGACCCAGGAGCTTGAGCAGCACGGGGAGCCCGCACTTGGGCTGCAGCGTCAGGAACTCGGCCGGCGCGTGCACGTACTCCGGCGCCACCTCGAACTCGAACCGGCGCAGGATCACGGCGAGCGTCGCCTTGGCCTCCAGCATCGCGAAGTCCTGCCCGATGCACGACCGCGGGCCGGCGGAGAAGGCCAGCATCGCGCTCGGGTGCTTCGCGGCTCTGCCCACGCCGTTCTGAAACCGGTCCGGCTTGAACTCGCCGGCGTCCGCGCCCCACACCTCCTCGTCCCGGTGCATGATCGCCATCGGGATCATGGTGGTCGTGCCCTTGGGGATCTTCACGCCGCCGAGCTCCGTGTCCGCCCTCGTCTCCCTCGCGATCATGATCACTGCGCCGTAGAGCCTCAGCGTCTCGTACAGCACCATCGTCGTCTGCCATCATCGATCACAGGTGAAGTGCGTGTCACTCGTCGTTGTGTGGAGTGTGCATTAAGTGGGTCAGAATGATGGGACAGGCAGGGGCTTACCAGCTTGAGCTTGTTGAGCGCGTCGCCCTGCAGCGGCGTCCCCGTGCCGCCGCACTCTCGGAGGACCTCCTCCCTCAGCTTCTGCTGCCATTCCGGGTGCGTGCCGAGGAGGAAGATGGCCCAGGTAAGGAGGTGCGAGGTTGTGTCGTGCCCGGCGAAGAAGAAGGTCTTGCACTCGTCGATGATCTCGTCCATGCTAATGGCGGCCGCCTTCTGCCCGCCGGCGCCGGCCGACGAGTTGGCCTCGAGCATCAGGCCAAGCAAGTCGTTGCCGTAGCCTTTGGCCTCCTTGGCGGCGGCCTGCCGCTCGCGGATGATCGCCATGAGCGTGCCGCGCACCTTTCCCGtgagctgccgccgccgctggttggTCTTGGTGGGGAGGTACTCGAGGCCCGGGACGCGGACGTTGTTCATGGTGGAGAAGGCGATGTACTGGAGCTCCCGCTGCGCCACAAACACCTCCTTCCCCTCCCTGTAGCTGCTCCCGAACGCCGTGTGCGAGATCACGTCGGCGGTCAGCTCCACGAACTGCTGCCCGACGTCGTCCACCCTCGCCACGCCGCCGTCGCTCGCCGCGGCGAGCGCCTCCCACGGCCGGACCATGTCCCCTGCGCACTCCGCCATCGTCCTGGTCATCATTTTGAGCTTGTCCATGGTGAACGCCGGGTGCACGATGCGGCGGTGGCGCGCCCAGTCGTCGCCGTCGGAGAAGACGAGGCCCTTGCCCAGCAGGGCCAGGAAGTTGGGCCCCGGGTTGGGCTTGCCGTACAGCCCGGTCTTGTTGGACAggatctgcttcaccatgtcgTGGTCGCCGACGCAGAGCGACGGCGTATACCCCGACCACGAGAGGAAAACCTTACCGTAGGACGCCACCCACGCCTTGTACTGCGGCATCACGCGCGCGATGATGTCGTGGGAGCCGAGGTCGAGCACGTCGTCGGCCGTCGCCGCGCGCATCGCCATGACCTGCTCGTTGTTGCCGACGAAGAACCGGTACGCCGGCCCGCGGATCCCCTGCCGCCGGAAGGCCCTCGCGACGGCGTAGGGGCGCCACACCAGGTGCACCGCCGCCGTCCACAGCGTGGTTGCCAGCACCACGGCGAGCGAAGCCAGGACCAGCCCTGCAGCGGGCGCCATAGCCACCATGGCGTGCGACGATCGACCGGTGAAGCTCAGCTCTCGGGAAATGGTTGATGTGCTGATGATTGTGTCCATGCGcgcacgtatatatatatatataataagtacGTATGATGTTGCTGCACTGGTCGATTGGGGGCTTGCGTTTGTAGGTTTCGGGGGCGGCCGGCGATCTCGCGTAGGCAGCTAGCATGGTTGTCGCCGATGACCGCGATCGGTTGTGCAACCCGGCATGGTTGTCTGTTTGCTAGATCATGGTGCGGTGTTTGGTGACGAATTGGCGCCGCTTGGCAACGTTCTTGCAGGGTGTTTCATGAGCTCATGGATGACGTGCAGACTTCTGTAAATGAAAAAACAGGGAGTAAACACCGTAGCGCAAGCCACAGACTAATAAAGTACCGATAGCTTAGGCACGAGGGTCCACCACGCAGGAAAGCTCTAAGGCGACAAGAGGCGATTGCATGGTGATTGTCCAcctgtgctagggttagggttttggctTGCGGGGGTGGTGGGTCTACAGTGGTGGCTAGGGAGGTGAGGGCGCAACCCTAGACATGGACCGGTGGTGTTTCTCTTCCGCTAGGGGTAGAGCTGATGGCGCAGAAAGCAATAGGAAAGACgactagggtttcggagaagatggggatcttcatcggcggcggtggctACTCCAATGAAACAAGCCAAACCCACCGCGACGGTGGGCGGGGAGGCGATCCAAAAGAAAGCGGCGACTATGATAGGCCCTGCATTTGTGATGTCAGGAGCTACAAACCAGAGGAGGACAACGACCCCAGCCATGGCGGCCGAGGCCTTGGCCTCCAATAAGAAGAACGTGGAGACTGCACTAGGGGGATTTGCGCGTACGCCGGCGCGCAAGGTGGGAGAATCTGCTAGTCGAGGCTCTTCCAAATCCCCGGTGGAAAGCAAGACTCCAGACCAAACATTGAGTCTTTCGGCAAGACTGGGTGGTATGGTTTTGATGGACAAGGAAGCAGAGGGGTTTGTGTTTGCTGAGCCAGAAAAGATATTTCCAAAGAATTAAAGGTGGTCGGCAGTGTGGGAAAGGTGTTCTTGACAAGGCCAATGATAATGAGTGTTGTGGAAAAACAATGTAGAGGGCATGGCGATTGCACAGAGAAGCCAAGTTTAGAGAGCTTGGCTCAAACACTTTTGAAGTTCACTTTGGCAGTGAGGGGGATTGGAGACACATGATGAACAATGCTTCGTGGCAGTATGATTTCAGTGTCCTGATTCTGAAAGAGTATGAAGGAAACACCAGACCTTTGGAGATGGTCTTTGACAAGGTGGGCGTTTGGGTTCGAGTGGATGATTTACCCCATGACAAAAGAACTAAAGCTTTGGTAAAACACTTGGCAACTAGCTAGGTAAAATTGTGCGAGTGGATGCTGATAAAGATGGGGTTGCACAAGGACAGTACCTTAGGGTTCGGGCGAAAATTCCTGTTTATGAACCCTTGGTGAGAGGCTTTTATCTTAAGACCTCACCGGAAGATAAGATGGGTACTTGGTTTGACTTTTACTATGAAAAGGTGCCACATTTTTGCTTTGACCATGGTCCTCCTATAGACTCCACCTCGTAGTGGGGAGGGTGGCTAAGAGCGTCGCCTGGCAGGAATAGCAATACAAAAGGAGGGTCATAGGGGCAGGCATGAAGCAATAACAACAGTCAGGGAAGCGGACGTACAGGCGAGAGTgacccgaggcatcaggcaaacaAGATGAACAGGGAAGTTCCAACAAAGCGTAATCTACTGGCCGAGTTTTCAAACTCAACTAGACCACGCACTAGCATTGGCGCCAAAGCTAGTAGGGGAGAAGTAACTAGCCAAGGTGAGATATGAGAACCAGAAGGACTATAAACCGAAGCAAGGATTAGACAGAGGCGTGAAGGGGAGCTAGTGGCTCTTGGGACCAAAATTGAGAGAGGAAAGCGAAAGATAGTGCTCATGCTACTTTTGATCATATAGCAGATCATCAAAGAGGAGATGAGGTCAGATATGGTACAAGACATGAGGATACAAATAGGAGGAAGAGGGGTACTTTTAATAGGAAACTAAGGCAGGAATATAGGGCAATTCATCATGAAAAGACACAACCAGGGTTTGAATTTGAAGGACACAAGAGGGGTTTGAGGTAGTATTGGGTGGTGAAAGATGATCCGGATAAGCAGACTTCTAACAATGCCTTTATTCATGACATGAGGTAGAAAATGTCTAAAGTGTATGATCGCATATCTGAAAACATGGATACATCGGTGGACCCCGAAGTGTGGGGCCGCCAGTCGCCATGAATATTCTGGCGTGCAACTGTTGAAGGTTGGGGTTGGACTCGACATTTGGCGATTTAAGGGACCTGATACAGTCATAGAACCCAGCGGTGGTTATTTCCGAAACAAAAAAGAAGGCGAGAGCAATGGAGAGACTCAAATGCAGCTTGGGTTTTAGGAGTGGTGTGGCCGTGGATTGTCAGGGTTTGAGTGATGGATTAGCTTTGTGGTGGAGAGAAATTATGCAGGTAAAGGTGAGGCCTTGGTGCCAATACTTCATTGAAGTAGAGGTGGCTtgggagtgtaacatcccaaattttcaatttggaatgttatacataggtcattaatgcatatcatattttactgcatttttgctttgcgatcctcaaaattctaagcaactcaaggacccacgaagagagttggggatttcacatttttcatatttgaattttatcaaatatcaaaacaaggatcattttggttttaattattttcctccccgaaaatatttccaattaaaatatatgagaggagataatatgacttctccaaaataaatgaaatatcagaggaaaaatattaaaatcaaatatgtcattttatttggatttttgttgctattttatttgaattaggaaaaatatgcatttttcaaaattgcattagaggcctaaataaatgttcactttgtccgcaatattattagaggccgtgaaaatttatttcaggatttttggactttgtttagtatttcttttagtTGTTTTTCCACGTCaggatttattttaaaaaaaatccgaacCGACCTAATGGGCCGTGTCCGTCCAGGACACTACGCCTGGAGGCCTTTAAAGCCCGCCCGAGCCGGCCGCCCCAGCCCACCCAGCGTCGTGCCCCGCCCCGCCCgcctaaccctagcgccgccgtcgcctcgcgccgcccgcgccgccgccgcctcgccccgccgcctcgtgccacctgcgccgccgccgctgctgtgcCGCCGCCTCGCACCGCCGCCCTGCTACCGCCGCGTTGGATCTCGCCAAGCCGCCGCCGTTGACCGTTGACCGTTCAGTTTTCTTCGGTTAACCCCGGTTTTCTTTTTTtcgaaaaaccctagatcggttttgttcggtttttcttcagtttagttaaatagcggacgttcgtccgtacgttcgttttaacgaatgctgTTCGTCAGTTAGCTGCACACAacaaatgttcgttcgttagcctattcatctcgttttattttctagggtttttccgcgattattttcgatcacgattcctgccctaatcttcgttttagtttatgttttcgctcgtttatccaaatcgggtgaaacaggcgcctagatcttcgtctcgaagccctctttctgtttaaccaacttgaacaagattttggtactgtaaaatttgactttagtgcagattagtaatcagatcttgtttctttcgtagtttgagtttcgttgctccgtttgatttgattctttttgcaaaccagagttcttcagttgaactttctggttagatcttcttattcgaAGTTTTCCCTTTGCATCTTTTCTTGTTTGCTTATGTATGcgattgtttgtttgcgatagaattcccggagtgcggagcgtgctactacgagtctttagcatttgcagatcgtcagcaaggcaagtaacacattgatcatactctttcatacccagtttttatgcattagtgtcaatcctcaaacattgcatgagtaggatctcttaacatgtgggttttgggaagtagataatgacgtagaacctattaccctttttattatgaaacccttgggagttacttctacgttttgcttatattgccatgctatgctcgtagacgtggtttgggtttgagagtatccatgaagatgtgagtttgttaattaacggttcaacttaaggtggcaactttaatacacatctgggtggattgcttatGGGCActtggggttataccagtgttgtcctaggagatcccggggttataccgtgtgatcctcctatggcccgccacccaagctcaaagggatcataagattgttcatgcttgaaactttcgtgtgcagccacaagctattatgggctctagcatagttgagtaagttgcgtgacctcttccagtggtagactagcatatgtaggggatatAGGTTGGTACgatctacccggggttagagttaatgcttctgaaagactgtgtctcggtcatccgtttctcaaacaccatgtagtgcgaaaaatccaatggaggagatcgagtcttgtggggaaaagtgcgcaaacctctgcaaagtgtacactTTAggatcactcttctctactcatttctgactcatTTCCATTTTCTaccctttaggatggcggactcaaggaacaagtttacacagccGAATGAAGACACCCCGTTTggacaacacttgaaggaagtcactaggtacctaaacattggaataccaagcttcaccgggacctacaccgccacactAGCAGAAGAGgaacgttggatgattcgagttcaagttccaggaaggacattcacgccagtcactgagcccatagagttttcctttgatgcaccaacctggagtctaggaaagagcatggcagcccacatcaccatgggacgcatcgccgaagtttaccacaaggagcttaatgacactatctaccagatatgtggacgccgagatgagcaatgggagatgatcagcaccaggaaggacgggtccattgcagcattcatccaggagttaaaccatcacatacgtcaccaggagaaccagatgtgcgcaagcatgatagatttgaagaaggcgatgaccaggatcacagagctagaagaggaactcaagtctacatgcaaTGTATATGAGGAGGAAATGGCGATACATGTGGAGATgaatgacgacctgacgaggaagctaggagtttttatgggagaccccacgctaggaggagaagacgactaacccaaggagattcgttctgaagattacatcatcattgacgacaccgactccgaccccgatggtagtgatgatgactatgaagacaaagctggagcgaatatcatggagtcttccaccgatcaaaatttctagtggACCACCATATGGTCAGTAGTGTTCCCCCATGTATATAAAATAGTTCGAGCACTGTAatgatagctagatcgattgtatgcccttgcttgcttgattgagtgaaaagttatgattgtgtttgtctcatgtgcatatgggtagtgctttctccttagacctcattctattctaatctctttcctctaaacccatcagatgcctccaagatgtgaccccggatttgtcttcccactggagctcactcagttgatccagcagcagaatgccttgatgcagttgttagttcagaaccaaggcaacaacaacaacaacaacaacaacaacaaccctccgccaccacctccagttgacaacttagcccgttttctgaggttacagccgccggtgttttccagtagcaccattcccatagttgcggatgactggctacgcaggattggaagggagttaaccactgctggttgcacagatgctgagaaggtgcattttgccgcacaccaattggatggacccgcagccgcatggtgggagaattacacaaccacttttcctatagcaAATGTCagttgggagcagtttcagcaagctttccgcacaacccatgtctcatctggagctatgagcatgaagaatcatgcgtttcgcaacttgcgccaggggaatcgtactgtagctcagtacgtggatgagtttagtaagttatctcgctatgccccagatgatgtggccacggatgccgtgaagtaggagaagtttatggaagggctgaatgatgagatgagcatgaagttaatggtggcaacattcaacaactaccaggagttggtcgATAAGGCTCTTATAATCGAAGGGAAGCATcaacagattgagaaccgcaagaggaagtatggacaagggaagtacaatacaGGAGCATCACAGAatcctcgttttaccccgaactcgggaggatacacccataaccatggaggccacactcacaatggagaaagttctcataaccacagtggccccaagaatggaaacagaaatggagcaggcagcaatcagaaccgttctaacccagccacacccgccaagaaggaccagagtcacattacctgtttcaagtgcgggaagactgggcactattcCAATGATTGTCCagagttgaagaatggcaatggtaatggaagctcggggaagaagcccaaccctttcaataggggacaagtgaaccacgtgaacgtggaggagattgaagagcagccagatgcagtgaTCGATaaatttttggttaagtcatttactcctctcattctttttgatactggtgcatcacattcatacatttcaaggggatttgtggacaagtttaagttacccaccttagcccttaggacacccctgCTAGTGAGCTCAtcaggtgcagagtatatggctagccgatggtgcgaccgatTACCTTTAACCATTagcagccatgttttcccctcagacctagtaattttggaatcccaaggattggatgtgatactggggatggattggttattgaagtatgaaggaaacattgattgcgccagtaggtcaattctactcaccaccccgaagggaaaaaggattaagtttGTATCCAGACATACTCCTAGGAGGACTCActtaaattctctcacgggagttgttcaggaagaagtgcatATAGTGAAGGATTActtggatgtatttccagaagaattaccaggaatgccgccaGATCGTGATAttgagttgttgccaggcaccggactgatatcgaagagaccataccggatgcccgcgaatgatctggaggagattaagaagcagatgaaggagttattggagaaaggttactgagggagtcctggattagggggtctccggacagccggactatatcctttggccggactgttggattatgaagatacaagattgaagacttcgtcccgtgtccggatgggactctacttggcgtggaaggcaagctaggcaatacggatatgtatatctcctcctttgtaaccgaccttgtgtaaccctagccccctccggtgtctatataaaccgaagggttttagtccataggacaatatataatcataccataggctagcttttagggtttagcctctccgatctcatggtagatcaactcttgtaatactcatatcatcaagaataaatcaagcaggacgtagggttttacctccatcaagagggcccgaacctgggtaaaacatcatgtcccctgcctcttgttaccatctgccttagacgcacagttcgggaccccctacccgagatccgccggttttgacaccgacattggtgctttcattgagagttcctctgtgtcatcgccgttaggcttgatggctcctaagatcatcgatagcgatgcagtccagggtgagacttttctccccggatatatttttgtattcggcggcttcgcactgcgggccaactcgcttggccacctggagcagattgaaagttacgcccctggccaccaggtcaggtttggaagcttaaactacacggctgaatccgcggagacttgatcttcgacggatttgagcccctgccttgtgcgtcacacggtcacgatgagtacgatttagctctaccatcgaacaatgttcaggagatcgcaccggcagccgctccgaccctcaattcagagccagttgcgccatacatggacgggtggatggaccccgccacggaggccttatcctcagtggtgatcgagccgaacatcgaccttaccgttcacgagagccgtgttgtcaaactgccggatccttctccggccacggactctgaaccgcctgcgcccgttcctagcgaatccgattgggcgctgatcatggagtttacctccgcggatatttttcagcactcgccctttggcgacatactgaactcataaaggtctctctccttgtcaggaggatcctggccgaactatgtccggcaggatcgggatgcagacgacgaagaaattcgctgcccacccaccacccacttagtaaccactatcgacgacttaaccgacatgttcgactttgactccgaagacatcgacggtatgggcgacgatgcgggagatgaagaggaaccactgcctacagggcact
The sequence above is drawn from the Triticum aestivum cultivar Chinese Spring chromosome 7A, IWGSC CS RefSeq v2.1, whole genome shotgun sequence genome and encodes:
- the LOC123151428 gene encoding cytochrome P450 709B1, producing the protein MDTIISTSTISRELSFTGRSSHAMVAMAPAAGLVLASLAVVLATTLWTAAVHLVWRPYAVARAFRRQGIRGPAYRFFVGNNEQVMAMRAATADDVLDLGSHDIIARVMPQYKAWVASYGKVFLSWSGYTPSLCVGDHDMVKQILSNKTGLYGKPNPGPNFLALLGKGLVFSDGDDWARHRRIVHPAFTMDKLKMMTRTMAECAGDMVRPWEALAAASDGGVARVDDVGQQFVELTADVISHTAFGSSYREGKEVFVAQRELQYIAFSTMNNVRVPGLEYLPTKTNQRRRQLTGKVRGTLMAIIRERQAAAKEAKGYGNDLLGLMLEANSSAGAGGQKAAAISMDEIIDECKTFFFAGHDTTSHLLTWAIFLLGTHPEWQQKLREEVLRECGGTGTPLQGDALNKLKLTTMVLYETLRLYGAVIMIARETRADTELGGVKIPKGTTTMIPMAIMHRDEEVWGADAGEFKPDRFQNGVGRAAKHPSAMLAFSAGPRSCIGQDFAMLEAKATLAVILRRFEFEVAPEYVHAPAEFLTLQPKCGLPVLLKLLGQ